In the Enterobacter cloacae subsp. cloacae ATCC 13047 genome, GCTGTCGGAATGTTGGGTGGGGAGTCCTGATTGGTAGCCTGACAGGATTCACCGCTCACCTCACCGAGCTCACGGAAAGGCTTGCCCACGAGGTCGTCTGCTTTGGTAATGATACGTACCGGCGCAGGGCGAGGCGCTTTAGGTTTAACGGGCTCTGCTTTTGGCGGGGTTGCAGTGCTTTGAACGGGTTCAACTGGAGATCTGCTTAGCATAGAACAGCCGCTCAGCATCAGTGCTAAAAGACAGATCGGTAAAGCACGCATAATAATTCCTCAGTGGATAATCAAAACGTCAGATATTGAATCAGTTGACTGCACAAATGACAAGACGGGCAGAAGCCCGTCTTGATGATATTACACTGAGGTCAGATTACCAGCCTTTAACCGCGCCGCCGTTAAACACTTTGTTGGCTTCCTGGTAAACTTCTTCAGACTGATAAGCCTGAACGAATTTCTTCACGTTTTCCGCGTCTTTGTTGTCTTCACGGGTCACGATCAGGTTAACGTACGGGGAATCTTTGTCTTCCACAAAGATGCCGTCTTTTGCCGGGGTCAGGCCAATCTGGCTGGCGTAGGTAGTGTTGATAACAGCCAGGGCGATCTGCGCATCGTCCAGAGAGCGTGGCAGCTGTGGCGCTTCCAGCTCAACAATTTTCAGATTTTTCGGGTTCTCGGTCACGTCGAGAACGGTCGGCAGCAGGCCAACGCCGTCTTTCAGTTTAATCAGGCCCACTTTCTGCAGCAGCAGCAGGGAGCGGCCCAGGTTAGTTGGATCGTTTGGCACAGCAACCTGAGAGCCTGGCTGCAGTTCGTCCAGCGATTTAATCTTCTTGGAGTAGCCCGCGATTGGGTAAACGAAGGTGTTACCCACCGCAACCAGTTTGTAGCCGCGATCCTTAATCTGCTGATCCAGGTACGGTTTGTGCTGGAAGGCGTTGGCGTCAATATCGCCTTTGCTCAGCGCTTCGTTCGGCAGAACGTAATCGTTGAAGGTCACCAGCTCAACATCAAGGCCATACTTCTCTTTTGCCACTTTCTGAGCGGTTTCAGCAACCTGTTGTTCTGCACCCACGATAACGCCCACTTTAATGTGGTTTGGATCTTTTTCGTCCTGACCACAACCCACCAGTGCCAGAGAGCCGATCAGCGCGCCTGCTGCAGCAAAGGTCTTTAATTTAAACGCCATGTTTTTATCCTTAACTCGTCGAGTTTGTGTTGTGTGTAACGTTATTTGTGCGTAACAGCCCGGACGATGCGATCGCCAGAGAACTGGATGAGATAAACCAGTACAACCAGCAATACCAGAACGGTATTCATTACGGTAGCGTTATAACCAATATAGCCGTACTGGTAACCAATCTGGCCTAAACCGCCAGCGCCAACGGCACCGCCCATCGCGGAATAACCGACCAGGGTGATTAGCGTAATGGTTGCCGCATTCACCAGGCCTGGCAGTGCTTCCGGCAGCAGAACCTTGCGCACGATCTGCATCGGTGTGGCGCCCATTGCGCGGGAAGCTTCGATCAACCCGGTTGGAATTTCAAGCAGGGCGTTTTCCACCATACGCGCGATAAACGGCGCGGCGCCAACCGTCAGGGGAACAATGGCCGCCTGCAGACCAATAGAGGTGCCGACAATCACGCGGGTGAATGGAATCATCCATACCAGCAGAATAATAAACGGGATAGAACGGAAGATGTTCACCAGCGCAGAGAGCGTACGGTACAACTTCGCGTTCTCAATGATTTGACCCGGACGCGTCACGTACAGCAGTACGCCGACCGGCAGGCCAATCACAAAACCAAAGAAACCGGATACAAAGGTCATTGCCAGCGTTTCCCAAACGCCGCGAACCAGCAGCCACATCATCGGCTCAGACATAACCCAGTACCTCTATTTTTACGTGATGTTCTTGCAGCCAGGCAATTGCCGCCTGGGTTTCTTCTTGTGTGCCGTGCATTTCCGTCAG is a window encoding:
- a CDS encoding methionine ABC transporter permease MetI; this translates as MSEPMMWLLVRGVWETLAMTFVSGFFGFVIGLPVGVLLYVTRPGQIIENAKLYRTLSALVNIFRSIPFIILLVWMIPFTRVIVGTSIGLQAAIVPLTVGAAPFIARMVENALLEIPTGLIEASRAMGATPMQIVRKVLLPEALPGLVNAATITLITLVGYSAMGGAVGAGGLGQIGYQYGYIGYNATVMNTVLVLLVVLVYLIQFSGDRIVRAVTHK
- the metQ gene encoding methionine ABC transporter substrate-binding lipoprotein MetQ, translating into MAFKLKTFAAAGALIGSLALVGCGQDEKDPNHIKVGVIVGAEQQVAETAQKVAKEKYGLDVELVTFNDYVLPNEALSKGDIDANAFQHKPYLDQQIKDRGYKLVAVGNTFVYPIAGYSKKIKSLDELQPGSQVAVPNDPTNLGRSLLLLQKVGLIKLKDGVGLLPTVLDVTENPKNLKIVELEAPQLPRSLDDAQIALAVINTTYASQIGLTPAKDGIFVEDKDSPYVNLIVTREDNKDAENVKKFVQAYQSEEVYQEANKVFNGGAVKGW
- the rcsF gene encoding Rcs stress response system protein RcsF — translated: MRALPICLLALMLSGCSMLSRSPVEPVQSTATPPKAEPVKPKAPRPAPVRIITKADDLVGKPFRELGEVSGESCQATNQDSPPNIPTARKRMQINAAKMKANAVLLHSCEVTSGTPGCYRQAVCIGSALTISAK